The Rhizobium leguminosarum region CGGGAAAATCATGGCGCAGGTCGATTGCCAGCACCGGCTAGGCTTTCTGGGGGAGGTGGATCTGTCGCTTCCTTTCATGTGCTATATCGGCCTGAGCGTTGAGGAGGAGATGGAGGTATTCCGCACCATCAACAGCAAGGCGAAGGGTCTTAGTACCAGTCTGCTGGATTTTCATGATGCGCACTTGGCGGGCGATCTTGCCAACGACCGGCCCGAATTGTTCATTGCCTTGCATCTCAACAATGACCCCGAATCACCATGGTATCGACAGCTGGACCTCGGTGGTACCAGCACATCCGGCATGACGCGACGGGCCTCACTTCGGACAATGCAAAAGGCGATCAAGCGCTTTTTGACGGCTACAAAAATCTTGAAAACGAAGTCAACCGAGCGGGCCGCCCAAATCGTGCTTGCCTTCTGGAAAGCCGTCTCCGAGGTGCTCCCCGAAGAATGGGCAAACACCCGCAAGCATATTTTGAACAAGGGGTTGGGCGTCTACGCGATGATGGATATCGCCGCAGACCTCTACCGCGAAGCGCCCGATGACAGCGGCCTTGACCGAATATCGTTTGTGAACGCGCTTACGGACTTCGCTCACCAGGTCGATTGGACGACCAAGGGAAAACTG contains the following coding sequences:
- a CDS encoding DGQHR domain-containing protein, whose translation is MSDAFSIFCSIGSSAGRMVLLGFAPAKVLHALSFPDVLNEDTGAGYQRRFNSQHSQDFRRYIRQPGASTIPLTLNLRPSAGAWSVCDKGNGQAELKISADAGKIMAQVDCQHRLGFLGEVDLSLPFMCYIGLSVEEEMEVFRTINSKAKGLSTSLLDFHDAHLAGDLANDRPELFIALHLNNDPESPWYRQLDLGGTSTSGMTRRASLRTMQKAIKRFLTATKILKTKSTERAAQIVLAFWKAVSEVLPEEWANTRKHILNKGLGVYAMMDIAADLYREAPDDSGLDRISFVNALTDFAHQVDWTTKGKLYGLGGEGGVRPAVDYIRDVRKRAHLKVVSNG